A portion of the Sabethes cyaneus chromosome 3, idSabCyanKW18_F2, whole genome shotgun sequence genome contains these proteins:
- the LOC128743633 gene encoding 45 kDa calcium-binding protein, translating into MMGIIIKLLRNMKIPRWSTVLPVLFYLLFITCILLIAFPIGTTKTSKKANKVEQDSLNSAMHHVDKNVLLELTGAFNKADTNNDKHLTMQELAKYINYKIRDHIDNAIRNNPTTFVEIDQKPRDGLVSWDEYQTYAMRQKGLKEKHPQNSPFDTLDRNVKESVVREKALWMEAARTDPLSLTLDEFLSFRHPESSTVNLLNLVDEILRQFDLDGDDRLTESEFTDVLPVGFADATNRKFILSRSERERREEFNKIIDKNKDGKADRGELLSYVDPRHPRYAIQEASTLFSLADKNGDRVLTLQEILSKSTIFISSKMINTAESFHDEF; encoded by the exons ATGATGGGTATCATAATCAAGCTGTTACGTAACATGAAAATACCACGCTGGTCTACGGTCCTGCCCGTGCTTTTCTACTTGCTTTTCATCACCTGTATATTGTTGATAGCGTTTCCCATAGGCACAACTAAAACGTCGAAAAAGGCAAATAAGGTTGAACAAGATAGTTTGAATTCGGCAATGCATCACGTTGACAAAAATGTGCTACTGGAATTAACCGGCGCGTTTAACAA AGCTGATACGAATAATGATAAACATCTAACAATGCAAGAGCTTGCTAAATACATAAATTATAAAATACGGGACCATATCGATAATGCAATACGCAACAATCCAACCACATTTGTTGAAATCGACCAAAAACCACGAGATGGATTAGTTAGTTGGGATGAATATCAAACCTATGCCATGAGACAAAAAGGTCTAAAAGAAAAGCATCCTCAAAATTCACCGTTCGATACATTGGACCGAAATGTAAAGGAATCCGTTGTGCGAGAAAAAGCTCTATGGATGGAAGCAGCACGCACTGATCCTCTAAGTTTAACACTGGATGAATTTCTATCATTCCGACATCCGGAATCTAGTACAGTTAATCTTCTCAATCTGGTAGACGAGATCCTGCGCCAGTTCGATCTGGACGGAGATGATCGACTAACGGAAAGCGAGTTTACCGACGTTTTACCGGTCGGGTTCGCCGATGCTACAAACCGCAAGTTCATTCTATCGCGAAGTGAACGGGAACGAAGGGAAGAGTTCAACAAAATTATTGATAAAAACAAAGACGGAAAGGCTGACCGTGGTGAACTTCTGTCTTATGTGGATCCACGCCATCCAAGATATGCCATTCAAGAAGCTTCCACTCTATTTAGCTTGGCTGACAAAAATGGTGATAGAGTGCTAACATTGCAAGAG ATTCTGTCCAAGTCAACCATTTTCATATCTTCGAAAATGATAAACACTGCTGAAAGCTTCCATGACGAGTTTTGA